ATTACCCGAGTTTATCATTTGCAGCTGGATTGAGTACTAATTATTCCAGTGGCCGACAAAGGGTAATATCGATAACGCCAAATGGCTTCAGGGAGATTGGTAGGACAGAAACAACGAATGAAAGGGTGCTTGTGGCTGATTTTACTACAGTAACGGATAATTATAAGTTCCTAGATCAGTTGAAAGATAACTTTGGACAATATGTTGGTTTAAGTCTTCAAATCCCAATTTTCAATGGTTTTAATGTAAGAACTTCCGTTAGGAAGGCTAAAATTAATTATCTGCAAAATCAAAATCAGGAACAGCTGGCAAAGAACAACCTGAGCAAGGTGATCTATCAGGCTGTTGCTGATTTAAGAGCTGCCGAGAGCCGATATGCTTCGACCACAAAAGTATTTCAGGCGCAAAAGGACGCATTTGGTGTTATTGAACAACGATATGCTGTTGGTTTAGTTAATTCCTTAGACTTTAATACCTCACAAACGAATTTAAATAAAGCAGAAATAGATATGATCCAGGCAAGATATGACATTGTATTCAGAGCCAAAGTGATTGACTATTACCTTGGACAGCCTATTGTATTTTAAAGCACTCTTGAATCAAATAAATAAAAACAGATGAAACTAAAACCCATATTAATTATAGTAGGAATTATCATTGTCCTGATTGCTGTTGGTGTATATTCCGGAGTTATTGGTGGTGATAAGAGCGAAAAAATAACCACTGAAAAGGCCGCAGAGCGAAAAGTTATAGAAACAGTAACTGCCAGTGGAAAAATACAACCTGAGACAGAAGTTAAACTAAGTTCGGAAGTATCGGGCGAGGTAACAGAGCTGTTGGTTAAAGAAGGCGATGTTGTAAAGAAGGGGCAGCTATTGGTCAAAGTGCGTCCAGATGTGCTTAAGTCGGGGTACGACCGCGCTGTTGCTTCCTATAGCTCACAAAAGGCCAGCGTGGCTGGAGCTGCTCAGATGCTTAAACAAGCTGAGGCTAATTTTGCAAATGGAGAAGTAACTTATAAACGCAATGTAGAATTGTTCAATAAAAAGGTAATCTCTGCTTCCGAATTTGACGCAGCAAAAGCAGCATATTTAACTGCAAAGACTAATCTGGGAAGGGCAAAAGAGGACCTTAATGCTGCAAAGTTTAGTTTAGAACAAACAGGCGCAAATGTTCAGGAGGCAAGTGCCAACCTGGCCAAAGCGACCATATTTGCCCCGGTAAATGGGGTAGTCTCTAAGCTTTCTGTAGAGCTGGGAGATCGTATTTTGGGAACCGTTCAAAATGCGGGAACAGAGATCATGCGGATTTCAAACCTTTCTTCTATGGAAGTAAACGTAGATGTGAACGAAAACGACATCAACAGGGTAAAGGTTGGCGATCAGGCTACTATTGAAGTAGATGCATTTGCAGATAAAAAATTTAAAGGTACGGTAACAGAAATTGCTAGTTCTTCTAAAGATGTGGGTTCGGCAACGAGTTCTGTAGATCAGGTGACTAACTTTATTGTGAAGGTTCGTATCCTTGCCGATTCTTACAGTAACATCACCGGTGGAGCTAAAGATCTTCCATCACCATTCAGACCAGGGTTATCTGCGACTGTGGACATAGAAAGCGAAACTGTAAACGGCCTGTCTGTTCCTATTCAATCTGTTTTTACGATAGATAAAAAGAAAGATGATAAAGATAAAAAACCGGAAGGCAATCAGGAGAACGCTGAAAAACAAAAAAATAAACTTACTGACAAGAAAGTGAAGCAGTATGTTTATGTATACAACGCTGATCAAACCGTTAAGCAAGTAGAAGTTACTACAGGTATCCAGAACGATCAGTTTATCATCATTAAATCCGGACTTAAAGCTGGTCAGGAAGTGGTAACCGGCCCTTATTCTGTCATACAAAACAAATTAAAGGATGGAATGAAAGTAAAGAAAGTGACTAAGGATCAATTGTTTGCTGAACCTGGTAAGAAGTAAACTTTATCAATACTTTTTAAATGAGTAAATTGTCCCGGTTTAAAACATTAGACCGGGATTTTTTATTTATAATGTATGATACCTAAAGTCGCAATGATTGGTGGGGGTAGTTGGGCTACTGCTATTATAAAAATGCTCTCAGATAACTTTTCTGCAAAAGAGATTTATTGGTGGATGCGAAATGCAGAAGCCATAGCGCATATTCAAAAATATAAGCACAACCCTAATTATTTAAGTTCGGTTGAAGTCAGGATTCCCGAAGAAAATATATCTGATGATATAGCTGTGATTATTAAGAAAGCGGATTATATCGTATTAAATGTACCTGCCGCTTTTCTTAAAGAAACATTGAGTGCTGTTACACCGGAACAGCTGAAAGGTAAAAAGATCGTTTCGGCCATTAAAGGTATCGTGCCGGATGAAAATCAGATCATTGGTGAGTTCCTTCACCAGAAATACAATGTTCCCTTAGAAGACATCCTGGTGATTAGTGGGCCATGCCACGCAGAAGAAGTGGCCTTGGAAAAACTATCTTATCTAACCATTGCCTCCGTGAATGTTGGTCTTGCAGGTTTTTTTGCTAACCTTTTAAATACCCGGTACATTAAAACAAATGTTTCGGATGATATTTTCGGGACAGAATATGCAGCTGTGCTGAAAAATATTTATGCTGTAGCCAGTGGTATTTGTCATGGAATAGGCTACGGCGATAATTTTCAAGCGGTATTAATTTCTAATGCCATCCGCGAAATCAAACGCTTTGTTGATGCGGTTCATCCCATTACAAGAGATATAAAGGAGTCTGCTTATCTGGGCGATTTACTCGTTACTGCATATTCGCAATTTAGCCGTAATCGCACCTTTGGTAATATGATTGGAAAGGGCTACACCGTAAAGTCTGCTCAGCTGGAAATGAATATGGTTGCCGAAGGGTATTACGCTGTTAGTTGTATGCATCATATCAATAAGAAGTATAAGGTAGATATGCCCATAAGTAGGGCGGTATATGCTATCCTATATGAAAAACATTCTCCAC
This is a stretch of genomic DNA from Candidatus Pedobacter colombiensis. It encodes these proteins:
- a CDS encoding efflux RND transporter periplasmic adaptor subunit; the protein is MKLKPILIIVGIIIVLIAVGVYSGVIGGDKSEKITTEKAAERKVIETVTASGKIQPETEVKLSSEVSGEVTELLVKEGDVVKKGQLLVKVRPDVLKSGYDRAVASYSSQKASVAGAAQMLKQAEANFANGEVTYKRNVELFNKKVISASEFDAAKAAYLTAKTNLGRAKEDLNAAKFSLEQTGANVQEASANLAKATIFAPVNGVVSKLSVELGDRILGTVQNAGTEIMRISNLSSMEVNVDVNENDINRVKVGDQATIEVDAFADKKFKGTVTEIASSSKDVGSATSSVDQVTNFIVKVRILADSYSNITGGAKDLPSPFRPGLSATVDIESETVNGLSVPIQSVFTIDKKKDDKDKKPEGNQENAEKQKNKLTDKKVKQYVYVYNADQTVKQVEVTTGIQNDQFIIIKSGLKAGQEVVTGPYSVIQNKLKDGMKVKKVTKDQLFAEPGKK
- a CDS encoding NAD(P)H-dependent glycerol-3-phosphate dehydrogenase; this encodes MIPKVAMIGGGSWATAIIKMLSDNFSAKEIYWWMRNAEAIAHIQKYKHNPNYLSSVEVRIPEENISDDIAVIIKKADYIVLNVPAAFLKETLSAVTPEQLKGKKIVSAIKGIVPDENQIIGEFLHQKYNVPLEDILVISGPCHAEEVALEKLSYLTIASVNVGLAGFFANLLNTRYIKTNVSDDIFGTEYAAVLKNIYAVASGICHGIGYGDNFQAVLISNAIREIKRFVDAVHPITRDIKESAYLGDLLVTAYSQFSRNRTFGNMIGKGYTVKSAQLEMNMVAEGYYAVSCMHHINKKYKVDMPISRAVYAILYEKHSPHIEMRLLTEQLN